The Tubulanus polymorphus chromosome 1, tnTubPoly1.2, whole genome shotgun sequence genome contains a region encoding:
- the LOC141903916 gene encoding zinc finger C3H1 domain-containing protein-like isoform X2, protein MSNTPSEIGQREEGELSDDDELFDFETLKLIGPTTGGGGVDYQLISRHPLGVSYSSNNQPQKSRSLVSPLQSSRHYHENYDTHFSSSRSMDQQRYNSSHHSSASRSGGGRTTTGGFWSRYQSSLSSWSERYCHSNERRRDENKRVRSRSPIHRSSSSSSCNTTQITDSTGKEFAENMSGVIKQSRSHHSSESHGSKKDRDTIKQEIEECRIKYRNIEKQLEDLDERVKMKQQLLDDQSPLEINPMKPIDRQTANSQVIVEDEPDELELRRRALASAVNAQINDESSCSPVPCTNSTSDASIKQTTSERTNGNVSNNVKLIIEKKNQILPRNKNFLDTPEAVAHKSMIDLTSEQTQIMPVKTTLFKPKQVMSPVSTLTGVADVVPFLDTSFQSLLKTSPAKVRRNRRRKGRRNRAKKLLESKPTGSIFRPGVIRNVLSIESPDQQVEQFLKLVGNKQNKQSQQGSIHDVLTLKNEDDRINKFIQHVASSAKKKKPGRQITGQMQDNYEVEEMDLDSEVDESNTGIQFIDSIPPRMQYKYDPSAVDYDASENNLEYDPAISLGYDPMHYTGNTAHHLSSYRYITPGEILLPHELQAPPPPPPPDSDSPPPLPDEPPPVEDTPIPPPESLPEDKQDDDDDDEDDDDDAVPDEDAELLRAQLLQSVTDKRRKKLNHPDEIRESSPMTPLTSRSQSPAVQQTDQSPLNISTKKHSKRVVMPSIDLPGKFIIRIGSSESETDEEEEEEETEIQEEKHPLTSIPPTKNLAFSINLDRFLREQRNTSEVQTIEKPTESKPATLIKTKTKKPKKKISVDDFKKMEEKVHRERALLATDQNKLKKERLLFVNKARLLQGAEKRVEKLKEMLMTAEKNVKDIREHKTKLANTVNILVRRTKGRESNLSVLDAQLKTIGRRIFGEKYKPKWLIEHEKKSVQETQEQSSSTVSLDEEKQRLLTLQKQLADKIKEYRLQENKTASTENRQQHHRKSVHIAAVVAQPMVIDNGDKIDLPHVNETEIEMSRFDETNRKHSILELNTSTKPEFVDNETQQQQQQQQQQQQQQRVENHSPTDNQEKTIDTIEEKTPELMKKITKLQNAASKLNSIVARSGWSPTYKLQQQQFKQPKLMNVRVTDRNSATGNSEVQTKAFQPYTSMLTSFKGYRLGRFYRTREKLPLNSKTYANKIDPKKLVCRFDLMGKCNDDSCQWQHSKDYTMTDSEILQDILSYCPAEAGVTAESTAEEIPSIIEKYTNELLSNSKINFDKLCFLLVTRVNARLDKKHPYYVPNEARKWNPKPTVESKWTITSVENDHQTSVEPSIEKETTKTEWLNRLTVSDLDDMICEQDLRYFIRAGDTVETMEEAVLDDPHNTSLWIKLAYHKLHDAYSEPGVALDHALNVMSRALEKHRRCKDLWLHYLSLYEKRSELSDLCDLFEMAVRYAAHYDIWWKYLKIVKTYSEKEAVCNRILTWLSTQSITDDNSSTQISHHTLEIVFYLVNLNSITGRFRPAGQVLQAVLKGKPVGSVNVHQILTDSDLCKLHLAYIHMLEFRQLPDEWFINKPGRLVLKELPVFVWDTKIRSNSEVLIKLLQAAMKSFKSDCKMTEISLCLRENLTNLQTALNKTEIAKEQCRELLKNNPDCAELWMQLACIYLRDENVSGAVEVFVEAVKLNPHSPELCFKLAQTLRNQNDRVGASQLLCKYVNRMFVLSAAADTKPTPTQLYRLLLGQSISVLTQIPTIVSTIDLRKLKEKQVYIWLNYCLLLELRGDHKQTCEMYETAQCVLRKTEDVQRVWVSYLQYRLNFVSIESDVKLQQKEFRFLLELIQRCLVSMPSQFPVPDHPQQYYTDYSFHNQVALLVLDSLTDVEEQEKLFDRYLNVMSSNTQLLKRAVSHSISCSNIPRARILTLSAVHSHQTPVISLWKSAIAICLQEGNFKEARNVYKQAVKQMPYEVTLWKDFILFEFVRGSSTDAQILINEATKLGLNLQEFLQTISHA, encoded by the exons ATGTCTAATACACCTTCAGAAATTGGTCAGAGAGAGGAAGGAGAGCTGTCGGATGATGATGAactatttgattttgaaacacTTAAATTAATTGGGCCTACAACAGGAGGAGGTGGTGTAGATTATCAACTAATTAGTAGACATCCCCTCGGCGTATCCTACTCCTCAAACAATCAGCCGCAAAAGAGTCGTAGTTTAGTTTCACCCTTACAGTCTTCCCGTCATTATCACGAGAATTATGACACTCACTTCAGCAGTAGTAGATCGATGGACCAACAGCGTTACAACTCGTCGCATCATTCCTCCGCATCCCGCAGCGGAGGAGGCAGAACGACGACGGGAGGATTTTGGTCGCGATATCAGAGCAGTTTGTCGTCGTGGTCGGAGAGATACTGTCACAGTAACGAGAGACGTAGAGATGAGAATAAAAGAGTTAGATCGAGATCTCCGATTCATCGTTCTTCATCTTCCTCCAGTTGTAATACAACTCAAATAACCGATTCAACCGGCAAAGAATTCGCCGAAAACATGTCGGGTGTAATTAAACAAT CTCGAAGTCACCATTCATCGGAAAGTCACGGCTCTAAAAAAGATCGGGACACAATCAAACAGGAGATCGAAGaatgtcgaataaaatatcgaaatatcgaaaaacaactTGAAGATTTGGATGAACGCGTGAAAATGAAACAGCAGCTTTTAGATGATCAGTCTCCTC TGGAAATTAATCCGATGAAACCCATTGATCGTCAAACCGCAAATTCACAAGTGATA GTGGAAGATGAACCcgatgagttagagttaagacGTCGTGCTCTCGCATCTGCGGTCAACGCTCAGATAAACGATGAATCATCTTGTTCTCCGGTTCCATGTACAAACAGTACCTCGGACGCTTCTATCAAACAAACGACTAGTGAACGAACTAACGGAAATGTCTCGAATAACGTTAAATTAAtcatagaaaaaaagaacCAGATTCTGCCCCGTAATAAGAATTTTCTCGATACACCAGAAGCCGTAGCGCACAAATCAATGATAGATTTGACATCGGAACAAACTCAGATAATGCCGGTTAAAACGACGCTTTTTAAACCGAAACAAGTGATGAGTCCCGTTTCAACATTGACAGGAGTGGCTGATGTCGTACCATTCCTTGATACATCATTTCAATCTTTGCTTAAAACGAGTCCCGCGAAAGTTCGTCGCAATAGAAGAAGAA aaGGAAGGCGAAACAGAGCGAAGAAATTATTAGAATCTAAACCGACTGGGTCCATATTCCGACCCGGCGTTATAAGAAATGTTCTGTCGATCGAGAGTCCCGATCAGCAAGTCGAACAATTCTTAAAACTGGTCGGAAATAAACAGAATAAACAATCGCAGCAAGGTTCAATACACGATGTGTTAACgttgaaaaatgaagacgatcgaattaataaattcatcCAACACGTGGCTTCATCGGCCAAGAAAAAGAAACCG GGAAGGCAAATTACGGGGCAAATGCAAGATAATTACGAAGTCGAAGAAATGGATCTGGATAGTGAAGTCGATGAATCTAATACAG GAATTCAGTTCATCGATTCGATACCACCTCGGATGCAATATAAATATGATCCCAGCGCTGTGGATTACGACGCGTCCGAGAATAATCTAGAATATGATCCAGCGATCAGTTTAGGCTACGATCCGATGCACTATACTGGTAATACAGCGCACCATTTATCCAGCTATCGGTATATTACCCCCGGT GAGATACTCCTCCCTCATGAGTTACAAGCTCCGCCTCCTCCCCCACCCCCCGACAGCGATTCTCCACCCCCTCTTCCCGACGAGCCTCCGCCCGTCGAAGATACTCCGATCCCTCCACCCGAATCTCTGCCAGAAGATAAgcaagatgatgatgatgatgatgaggatgatgatgatgatgctgtTCCAgatgaagatgctgaattgTTACGAGCTCAGCTTCTTCAATCCGTCACTGATAAACGTCGTAAGAAACTGAATCATCCG GATGAAATCCGGGAATCATCGCCGATGACACCACTCACCAGTCGGTCACAATCACCAGCTGTACAACAAACAGATCAATCACCTCTTAATATCTCGACGAAGAAACATTCAAAACGTGTCGTCATGCCGTCGATAGACCTG cCGGGAAAGTTCATTATTCGTATCGGTAGTTCGGAAAGTGAGACTgatgaagaagaagaagaagaagagaCGGAAATACAGGAAGAAAAACACCCTTTAACTTCGATACCACCGACTAAAAACCTGGCATTCAGTATAAATTTAGACCGGTTTCTGAGAGAACAGAGGAACACTTCAGAG GTTCAAACTATCGAAAAACCAACGGAGTCAAAGCCAGCAACACTAATCAAAACCAAAACTAAAAAacctaaaaagaaaatatcggTGGACGACTTCAAGAAAATGGAAGAGAAAGTACATAGAGAAAG AGCGTTGCTCGCCACGGATCAAAATAAGCTGAAGAAAGAACGTTTGCTGTTTGTGAATAAAGCGCGTTTGTTGCAAGGTGCGGAAAAACGCGtcgaaaaattgaaagaaatgTTAATGACGGCagagaaaaatgtgaaagatATTCGCGAACATAAGACCAAATTAGCAAACACG GTTAACATACTGGTACGCAGGACGAAGGGAAGAGAATCAAATCTGTCAGTTTTAGACGCTCAACTGAAAACAATCGGTCGACGCATCTTCGGTGAGAAGTACAAACCTAAATGGCTGATCGagcatgaaaaaaaatcagttcag GAAACTCAAGAGCAATCGTCGTCGACTGTATCTCTCGACGAAGAGAAACAACGATTGTTAACATTACAGAAACAGTTAGCGGATAAAATCAAAGAATATCGTTTACAAGAGAATAAAACGGCATCGACGGAAAACCGACAACAACATCatagaaaatcagttcatatcGCGGCAGTTGTAGCTCAACCGATGGTTATTGATAACGGCGATAAAATAGATCTACCGCATGTGAACGAAACCGAGATCGAAATGTCGCGTTTCGACGAAACCAATCGTAAACATTCAATACTGGAATTGAACACGAGTACGAAACCTGAGTTTGTAGATAACGAgacacagcagcagcagcagcagcagcagcagcagcagcagcagcaacgagTTGAGAATCATTCCCCAACTGATAATCAGGAGAAAACGATCGACACGATTGAGGAAAAAACACcggaattgatgaaaaaaatcacCAAGCTTCAG AATGCAGCCAGTAAATTGAATTCTATTGTAGCGCGTTCGGGCTGGTCTCCTACTTATAaattacaacaacaacaattcaaacagcCTAAG TTGATGAATGTAAGAGTTACAGATCGAAACAGCGCAACTGGGAATAGTGAAGTTCAGACTAAAGCCTTTCAGCCTTACACTAGCATGCTGACATCATTCAAAGGTTACAG ATTGGGTCGCTTTTATCGAACCCGCGAAAAGCTACCGCTAAACTCAAAAACATACGCGAATAAAATCGATCCGAAGAAATTAGTctgtagatttgatttgatgggAAAGTGTAATGATGATAGCTGTCAGTG GCAGCACAGTAAAGACTATACGATGACCGATAGTGAAATATTACAGGATATATTATCGTACTGTCCCGCAGAAGCTGGTGTTACTGCTGAATCTACCGCCGAAGAAATTCCAAGTATTATAG AGAAATACACGAATGAGTTGCTGTCCAATTCGAAAATCAATTTCGATAAATTGTGTTTCTTGTTGGTGACGCGAGTGAACGCGCGATTAGACAAAAAACATCCTTATTACGTTCCGAATGAAGCGAGAAAATGGAATCCTAAACCGACGGTGGAATCAAAGTGGACGATTACAAGCGTAGAAAACGATCATCAAACATCCGTTGAGCCGTCCATAGAGAAAGAGACAACTAAAACAG AGTGGTTAAACAGACTGACAGTCAGTGATCTGGATGATATGATCTGCGAGCAGGATTTACGCTATTTTATCCGCGCTGGAGACACGGTCGAGACGATGGAAGAAGCTGTACTCGACGACCCTCACAATACGTCGTTATGGATTAAATTAGCGTATCATAAACTTCACGACGCGTACAGCGAACCGGGCGTAGCGTTAGACCACGCTCTAAACGTGATGTCACGAGCCCTCGAGAAACACCGGCGTTGCAAAGATCTCTGGCTTCATTATTTATCTCTTTACGAAAAGCGATCTGAATTGTCGGATTTGTGCGATTTGTTTGAAATGGCGGTTAGATACGCCGCGCATTACGACATCTGGTGGAAG TATTTGAAGATTGTAAAGACATACAGTGAGAAGGAGGCTGTATGTAATCGTATACTGACCTGGTTATCAACTCAGTCGATAACTGATGATAACTCATCAACTCAAATATCACATCATACTCTCGAGATAGTGTTCTATCTAGTCAATTTGAACAGTATAACTGGAAGGTTTCGTCCGGCTGGACAAGTTCTTCAG GCTGTATTAAAAGGAAAACCGGTCGGTTCTGTCAACGTTCATCAAATCCTGACTGATAGTGATTTATGTAAACTACATTTAGCGTATATTCACATGCTAGAATTCAGGCAACTACCCGACGAATGGTTTATCAATAAACCAGGTCGACTTGTACTAAAG gaGCTTCCTGTGTTTGTGTGGGATACAAAAATCCGTTCGAATTCGGAAGTTTTGATAAAACTTCTACAAGCAGCCATGAAATCGTTTAAAAGTGACTGTAAGATGACCGAGATATCTCTGTGCTTACGGGAAAACCTCACAAATCTTCAAACCGCTTTAAACAA GACCGAAATTGCGAAGGAACAATGTCGTGAATTGTTGAAGAATAATCCGGATTGTGCTGAATTATGGATGCAGTTGGCGTGTATTTATTTACGCGATGAAAATGTATCTGGTGCTGTAGAGGTTTTCGTTGAAGCTGTGAAATTGAATCCGCATTCTCCTGAACTCTGTTTCAAACTCGCCCAAACTCTCCGCAATCAG aATGATAGAGTTGGTGCTTCTCAACTGCTGTGTAAATATGTCAATAGAATGTTTGTACTTTCCGCTGCTGCTGATACAAAGCCTACCCCGACTCAGTTATACCGACTGTTACTGGGACAATCCATATCGGTCCTGACACAAATACCTACAATCGTATCCACAATCGATCTGCGGAAATTGAAAGAGAAACAAGTTTATATTTGGTTGAACTACTG TTTGTTATTGGAATTACGCGGTGATCATAAACAAACATGTGAAATGTATGAAACGGCTCAATGCGTTCTACGCAAAACGGAAGACGTACAGCGAGTCTGGGTCAG TTATTTGCAGTATCGATTGAACTTCGTGTCGATTGAATCCGATGTGAAATTACAGCAGAAAGAATTCCGTTTCTTACTGGAACTGATTCAACGTTGTCTCGTTTCGATGCCCTCTCAATTCCCGGTCCCCGATCATCCGCAACAGTATTACACGGATTACAGCTTCCACAACCAGGTGGCGCTCCTCGTTTTAGATAGTTTAACGGACGTCGAGGAGCAGGAAAAACTATTCGATCGTTATTTAAACGTGATGTCTTCGAATACGCAACTACTTAAAAG GGCTGTAAGTCATTCAATCTCGTGTAGTAATATACCACGAGCTCGGATTCTAACACTGTCAGCCGTTCACTCCCATCAGACGCCAGTCATCTCTTTATGGAAAAG